The following coding sequences lie in one Phyllopteryx taeniolatus isolate TA_2022b chromosome 4, UOR_Ptae_1.2, whole genome shotgun sequence genomic window:
- the cxxc4 gene encoding CXXC-type zinc finger protein 4 translates to MANLSSALCIENGQNVDVSLLQKDNLQDGGLSHLLDYNAEMERYRSFANFYKTNGAFPQTAKIARITTPIFPSARIGMSPWNCDNAMLWGRKSAAINPNRTSMHRNDSQRPGKPGVPPETLQMANNNFLSTLSPEHCRPLAGECMNKLKCGAAEAEIMNLPERVGTFSAIPALGGISLPPGVIVMTALHSPAASAAVTDSAFQIANLADCPQNNSSASSGNPAKKKRKRCGVCAPCRRLINCGVCSSCRNRKTGHQICKFRKCEELKKKPGSSLERTPVTNGEAFRWFF, encoded by the coding sequence ATGGCTAACCTAAGCAGTGCGCTTTGCATTGAAAACGGACAAAACGTGGACGTGTCGCTCTTACAAAAGGATAATCTTCAGGACGGTGGATTAAGCCATCTTTTGGATTATAACGCCGAAATGGAAAGGTACCGATCTTTTGCGAACTTTTACAAAACCAACGGGGCGTTCCCACAAACTGCCAAAATCGCCCGCATCACGACGCCCATTTTCCCCAGTGCCAGGATTGGCATGTCCCCTTGGAACTGCGATAACGCCATGCTTTGGGGGAGGAAATCAGCGGCAATAAACCCTAATAGGACCAGCATGCATAGAAATGACTCCCAGAGGCCGGGTAAGCCTGGCGTGCCGCCAGAGACGCTGCAAATGGCAAATAATAATTTCCTCTCTACCTTATCCCCCGAACACTGCAGACCTTTAGCAGGAGAATGCATGAACAAGCTGAAATGCGGCGCTGCCGAAGCAGAGATAATGAATCTCCCTGAACGCGTTGGAACTTTTTCAGCTATACCGGCTTTAGGGGGCATCTCATTACCTCCCGGGGTCATCGTCATGACAGCCCTTCACTCCCCCGCAGCCTCGGCAGCCGTTACAGACAGTGCGTTTCAAATTGCCAATCTGGCAGACTGCCCGCAGAATAATTCCTCGGCATCGAGTGGAAACCcggcaaagaagaagaggaaaaggTGCGGGGTCTGTGCGCCCTGCAGGCGGCTAATCAACTGTGGTGTCTGCAGCAGTTGTCGGAACCGCAAAACGGGCCACCAGATCTGCAAGTTTAGGAAATGCGAGGAGCTGAAGAAGAAGCCGGGCTCGTCGCTCGAG